The genomic region TAACATAGGCAaaaatctcacccggcagcctgaccatgccttcttcaaacaagaataacttgagccacaaatctccaaatgaggtgattctaatggcattggaaagtaggattccagatctttccaagcatatatggcactacatggtggacactaaatttgagggagaaaacctgccccgaaagtgcaaagatgaacatggtatcaacctgtagtaaggccagctgacctcttcaccttccaagacgtataactcgagttgtagagctccaaatgttGCACTTCCAaaagcgttggaaagtagacatccagggctttccagcaatatataatagtatgggatggACATTAAGTTTGAACTTCAAAAACTGGCAATATTCATCACCTGATCGCGGACGTTGTTGGCACTCACGTTTGCCAATAATgccagccactatgccagcaaccctgtccccttcaaaggagcataacttgagttacagaggtccaattgaggtgattccagttgcattagaaatctgacatttagagctttccaacgatatataatactctatagtgggcataaaattgaaGCACAAACCataggcatcttttaagccccaaaaacaccaactgggtagcaagtgtgacgttagccacactaactttagcactaatgccacacttgtagcattagtgtggctaacgttagcactgacattagcacctggacctcaacttgattctctttcaaggaccacccaacctcaaggaagcaagcccacaagtgtcaaccaatcaaggccacaagaagcatctagaataggaattttcatttaattgtaaattgcttttaattttgttttgtaatttaggagagcctatataagggcCTTAGCTTTTACATTCAAAAAAGGGTGATTCTGGAATgagggattgaagaggggtcttcggactccctcccctcacacacttttccttctctttcttttctttgtacttctcatttatgaattttgaagtttcaatttcagttttaatctttatctttatttttctgcatttctttcttttctattttggtagagcaatgatcaactaactcttttcattgggttagagagctctattgtgattcaatggatcaatcgtagttcttattcttcttcttctatcttttctcttgattttactagaaagctttcaatcttcatccaattgggtagttatcttggaaaagaagctattcatacttggatctcttctgaaccttggaagagaaatgaagagatcatgctagaaatactttctcatgttggaccaaattggggttggaaggatatggtgactataattctaccaacacttgatttgggaatgcatgtggtataatcagtgaccatacttcatctgttctcatgagcaattgaccaagaaattggctattgatcaagatttgagagattgaattcaaggaattgtaatttgatcacttaagattgccaaggagatcaatgaacgcattgattgaggaagagatgagaatgaacttgatccggaggattgcaatatctcttgatcccaatttttattttatttttagttcttacatttactctatagtcatttactttcttgccattttacttttctgcactttattgctttctttacttttgtgccatttacatttccttgttgcttatcactccaatatgattcatctgactaggataatcaattaaccattgattgcttaatccgttaatctctgtgggattcgacctcactcttttgtgagttattacttgacgacaattcggtatacttgccgaagggaaatttgttgagagacaagtttccgtgtgcATCAATTTCTGGTGATCATAGCAAGGGAActaaatcctcaacaagaagagaagttgctatgtgttttgaggaagaacaaaagggcaatagggtggagcttggcggatctagtggggatAAGCCCCCAAGTGTGTGAGTACTAGATCTTTTTAAAGGAAGGAGCAAGACCCGTAAGACAACCTCAAAGGCGCTTGAATCCTACCCttttggaggttgtcaagaaagagGTAACACGATTACTCgaggcggacatcatctaccccatttcggatagtgaatgggtaagccctgTTCAAGTTATGCCAAAGAAATCCGGGGTAACCACAATAAAAAATGGAAGCGGGGAGCTCATAGCAACACGGGTGCAAAACTCTTGTCGAGTATGTATAGACTACAGAAGGTTGAACTCGGCCACTAGAAAAGATCTTTTTCACTTCCGTTTATCGATCAAATACTCGATCGATTAtccggtaaatcccattattgctttttagatggctattcggTGTACTTCtaaatacacattgctctagaggaccaagaaaaaacaatatttacttgcccttttggaacttatgcctacaagcgtatgccattcggcttatgcaatgcaccgtcaactttccaaaggtgcatgatgatgagcatatttgcggaccttctagagcaatgcatggaggtattcatggataatttcacggtatatggtgattcttttgatcattgcttggataatcttgaaaaagttttggaaagatgtactaaaaccaaccttgtcttgaattttgagaaatgccatttcatggttaaaCAAGAAattgttttaggacatattgtttccaaagatggtattttcgtagatccagcaaagattaatgttatatctagcttgccttacccctcttccgagagggaagtccgttctttccttagacatgcaggattttatcgaagatttataaaggactttagtaaggtagcattgcctctctCAAGGTTGTTGCAAAAGGACATTGAGTTTGATCTAAGCAAGAaatgcatggaggcttttgataagctcaaggtagcattgacccaagctcccatcgtgcgagggccggattggagtcggccattcgagataatgtgtgatgcttctaattttgccgtgggagccgcgttagcacaacaCGAGGGTAAGATtccatatgtcatagcctatgcatcaaaaacacTAGATGGAGTCCAATCCAACTACACCACCACCGAAAAAGAACTTTTGGCCATAATTTTTGCCTTGGACAAGTTTCGAGCATATCTACTTGGTTCGAAGGTGGTGgtgtactcggatcatgcggcattaaagtatttgttggctaagacgaaatccaaaccgagattgattagatgggttttattgttgCAAGAGCTTgacttagaaattaaggataggagtgctacgcaaaacctagtggcggaccacttaagtcttcttgaacacacaaaaggcgacaccactcctattaatgattcttttccctttgagggcttgcaTGCAATCTCATAAAtcattccttggtatgcaccaatcgccaattacttagtatattacttagtatctcgctccttccctcctaatctctccaaacatcaaaaggataagctaaaaagcgaatccaaatactatgtgtgggatgacccatacctttggagatgtggggcggatcaagtaattcggagttgcattccacaaaccgaattccactcaatcttggaagcttgccactcctccgaaggaggaggccattttggacctcAAAAAACGGTAAGAAAAATCCTAGATTATGGATTTcggtggccaactcttttcaaggactcttcttatttttgtaaatcttgttctcaatgcattagatttggtaatatctccaTGAAGGATGAAATTCCCcaacaaaccatgctattttgtgagatttttgatgtgtGGAGAATCaacttcatggggccattcccaaattctaatggctttctctacattctacttgccgttgattatgtgtccaaatgggtggaagcgatacccacccggacggatgatgctaatgtggtcctttcctttgtgagaaacaatatcatttgtagatttgggtcgccacgagcaatcgtgagcgaccaaggttccCACTTTTGCAATAAGAGAATGGAAGGGCTCATGAAGAAATATAgcatcatgcataaagtagccacggcCTACCACCCACAAATGAACGGCCAAGCCGAGGTTTTTAATCGGGAGATTAAATTCATCTTGGAAAGGATTGTGAAGCCTAATAGGAAATATTGGAGTGCTAAGCTcaccgatgcattatgggcctacggAACGGCATACAAAATGCCAATTGGCATGAGTCCATTTCGGTTGGTGTATGGCAAGGCTTGCCACTTACCGATGGAGATAAAGCACAAGGCATATTGGGCCATCAAGGAGTGCAATCCGAGTTTGGGTGGAGCCGGAATTGAGCGGAAGCTACAACTAGCggagttggaatgtttgaggcttgaagcttatgagaattctagactttacaaggagaaaatgaaagccgTGCATGATAGGAACATAAGAGGTAAAGAATTTAAATCTGGTGATCTAGTCCTCCTTTAAAATTCTAGATTGAGATTGTTGCCCAGAAAACTAAGGTCAAAATGGGaagtgtaacaaccctgattttcgagtacgtgagatcttttctaaaggcacggatttctccggaagatcagtaaagagaacacctcttctatatcaacaagtatctcgatactcattttcattatgtcatccttaagctagaaccttttttgaggtaagctcgataacgcggtcacaaagaacctagtttttgaaccgtatcggttaggagttttgattcggtttttcgtaagtagtctcagtttgacgagccggactcgattcatgagagaagagagataatagtataatattatcattatattagtattatgatatgcttgaatgatattataaggttacctggtctgttttagttaaaaacagaaaatcggtttaaccgggtttacggtttactagtgcagcttagcaccagcactctctgatgactttagcaatggtaaggcctcattatacatgttttattctcataataaatatgttactagtgtcatttatgctagtagctcagaaaataatttttagagatatttttacaagtgttccgatacatctagttttagtagttatacacctgagatattttaatattattttaacccacctccaagccaaccaatcacaactcaccttacacccccaagacactccaaggctgttcatttactccctttggccgaaattgaaaggagagaaaagagagaaaacttcatgaacacttaatcttcaaagcttgatgtcttctgaactaaaactcaaatcaaaactccgatttcaccaaaatgatcctctcttcttcctctacataaccatgtgacttatcaaggctggaaataaggtgagatggctgtctccctccctcttcaatttggttttcaaggaaaaccatgcaaaacatgtgttttcttgatgttcttccttaggaatcatgcttaacttgacttgagggccaagaaacattaatttccagcaattataaggtgagatatctcttcctaacgtgctgagggagatttggtcagttgagagtttgtggatttaaagttgtttttgatgtgttttaggaggaaaaagtgctttaagaacacttcaaagagtaaccggatttggagcagaaAATAAAGGTAGGATGtgatgaatttaatcttgattgattgtgtttgagatgtgtgattatgtgagttattcttggtgaaagtttgttgaaattttgatgaaatttgatgatattcaagctatgaatgttgttcttgagggctgctggaaaaacgaaccctaggccttaaattggggtttaatttgtgttaaaatcatgtagaaaagatgggattttagtggctgggaatttattatgaattttggtaaaaatcggttgctgaaaagactgaaaaatgggtaaaaatagagaaagaatctgaagaatatatgaagaacatgaagaacactttgagtgtgatgaagaacatggaagaacaggccttagatcttgaaaagggcaaggaagtaaaatttttggtgtttgaggggttattttgtaatttctgaatgtttgggtggttaaagtagaaatattaaaagttacgggtggttaaaaatgaattttaaaggttaaaagttaaaaagggggaatttttgaaaatttaatgataaaataataaataataataaaatattaaataataatatttaattaaaaatattattttaataaaaataataaaataatgcggaaaaggcagttttctgtaaaagctttagaaagacaactttaagcgcagaatctcataattaccttcataaaacacttagggagtggtaataacatgttagtgaggcaaagataaatgaaagataaaaagttaaagaaaagataaacaccaaagaaaagtctgtaaagttttaatgacagaaaaacagacagagattagtaaatgaactaggagcaacatagttagttcttgagttgcacccagggttaggtataatatgaaaagttaaactatttcagtatagacttaatgaacctatacttgggacaggctaactatttatatcaaaatttacataagctttaaatacatatgttatgaagagaaatcaaagcagagtaaagaaacacagagaacagagtaaccagagaaaagtaaagagatacagagaaaagagtaatcagagcagagtaaaaagacaaagagaaaagagtaatgtgataaagagaaatggtttgagttatgatgttgtaaaagtaaaagctgtagagtttgtatagcatgattgactagagaaagaaagaggtactgcataagaatgtgaaagtgatgatgaataatgagaatgataatgaatgatgataatgagaatgattatatGATGATCTgttgcgtgaaggcagtcagatagatggtggtacgaccactgagagt from Arachis ipaensis cultivar K30076 chromosome B02, Araip1.1, whole genome shotgun sequence harbors:
- the LOC107627242 gene encoding uncharacterized protein LOC107627242, encoding MEGLMKKYSIMHKVATAYHPQMNGQAEVFNREIKFILERIVKPNRKYWSAKLTDALWAYGTAYKMPIGMSPFRLVYGKACHLPMEIKHKAYWAIKECNPSLGGAGIERKLQLAELESPPMEELEISTSTGTDNEDSNNNGEDDGHSGADQPLRLTQGSEDRANF